In one Candidatus Leptovillus gracilis genomic region, the following are encoded:
- a CDS encoding transposase codes for MLSYSNLQKEPKLLQAFTGLDEAEFLELLVAFDNTWQADERKRASRRLNRKRKAGGGRKLGLELMSDRLLFILMYMKLYPIQELQAFMFGLSQSQANRLIQRTADVLKEALQQMGHLPERDGQQLAQVLAQCETLTFTQDGTERRRQRPKKNQEVYYSGKKKCHSVKNHLVVHPDNRRVWFLSKTVPGSKHDKKIADEAALSFPDHAVVEQDTGFQGYEQDNIIIVQPKKKARGKDLSTADRFLNKAIASGRIIVENVIAGVKRCRIVKDVLRNWKTSFDDLVMAIACGLHNLRVSFRHAVETINLLDLI; via the coding sequence ATGTTATCATACAGTAATCTACAAAAAGAGCCGAAACTGCTGCAAGCCTTCACAGGATTAGATGAAGCAGAGTTTCTGGAGTTACTCGTTGCTTTTGACAATACCTGGCAAGCCGACGAAAGAAAAAGAGCCAGTAGACGCCTAAATCGAAAACGCAAAGCAGGCGGTGGTCGGAAACTGGGTCTTGAATTGATGTCCGACCGGTTGCTATTCATCCTGATGTATATGAAACTCTATCCCATCCAGGAATTGCAAGCATTTATGTTTGGGCTTAGTCAAAGTCAGGCCAACCGCCTCATTCAACGCACCGCCGATGTTCTCAAAGAGGCTTTGCAACAAATGGGACACCTACCCGAACGAGATGGACAACAACTGGCGCAGGTATTGGCGCAATGTGAGACCCTGACGTTCACGCAAGATGGGACTGAGAGACGACGACAGCGGCCCAAAAAGAACCAGGAAGTGTACTATAGTGGCAAAAAGAAGTGTCATTCGGTCAAAAATCATCTGGTTGTTCATCCTGATAATCGGCGTGTCTGGTTTCTCAGCAAAACCGTCCCGGGCAGTAAACATGACAAAAAGATAGCTGATGAGGCGGCATTATCTTTCCCTGACCATGCCGTCGTTGAACAAGATACCGGCTTTCAGGGGTATGAACAAGATAACATCATCATTGTGCAACCCAAGAAAAAGGCCCGTGGCAAAGACCTGTCAACCGCCGACCGCTTTTTGAATAAGGCTATCGCTTCTGGACGTATCATTGTGGAAAACGTGATAGCTGGCGTCAAGCGGTGCCGGATTGTTAAGGATGTTTTACGTAATTGGAAAACAAGTTTTGACGACCTGGTCATGGCCATAGCCTGCGGTTTACACAATTTACGTGTTTCATTCCGTCATGCAGTTGAGACCATTAACCTGCTCGATCTTATTTAG
- a CDS encoding peptidoglycan DD-metalloendopeptidase family protein: MYVQYQHLASIDESITIGQVVQLGDVVGQYGDTGRSDGAHLHLEVHMGTAGALGRGSNVTNEDSYNTHVTAWHELSLVDPRLIWNIP, translated from the coding sequence GTGTATGTTCAATATCAGCACCTTGCTTCCATAGATGAATCTATCACTATTGGCCAAGTGGTTCAATTGGGGGATGTGGTTGGACAATATGGCGACACAGGTAGATCAGATGGCGCTCATCTTCACCTTGAAGTACATATGGGAACCGCCGGAGCTTTAGGAAGAGGATCAAACGTGACGAATGAAGACTCTTATAATACCCACGTTACGGCATGGCACGAACTGTCTCTTGTTGATCCAAGACTAATTTGGAATATCCCATAA